One window from the genome of Bacteroidales bacterium encodes:
- a CDS encoding formylglycine-generating enzyme family protein: protein MIKILQAKRFIYFFILFCLCFPVESNNLVIGGVSRTGADRDVITATISWENSWNVVGIPQNHDAVWLFIKFRECETGGEWNHALLSTNMSDHTISSGITWAQPITNADRFGVAGNHNTGVMIRRNGYGIGNISSQSVSLRVVGSTNGSSLNSAVEYDIKVLGVEMVFIPEGSFYVGDGSSSNFLHTPGTNPKMPYRVTSEASVSIGHAGNSTVTLNASFPKGYASFYYMKYEITQGQYCDFLNTIPTSNALNRAYIYDGYMYHIALSGGVYSGRYPDRAMTYMSYRDLLSYLDWAALRPPTEMEFEKACRGPLDFVPGEFAWGTCSYIEAINISGTVSGTEICTDSAANLHCYGDDRFCHGGSFGTSNRGPLEVGIFARDTINGRVETGAAYYGMMEMSGNVWEVCVQVNINTANPSTPSNYTGIWGDGILSSVGSYNTVGWNGAEYRIYKGGTFETNLNAHRVSSRETINYTNQDDRYLDWGGRGCR, encoded by the coding sequence ATGATTAAAATTTTACAAGCAAAAAGATTTATTTATTTTTTCATTCTATTTTGCTTATGCTTTCCGGTTGAGAGCAATAATCTTGTTATTGGTGGTGTGTCTCGTACTGGAGCTGATAGAGATGTGATAACAGCAACTATTTCATGGGAAAATTCATGGAATGTTGTAGGTATTCCGCAAAACCACGATGCTGTATGGCTTTTTATTAAGTTCAGAGAATGTGAAACTGGAGGAGAATGGAACCATGCACTTCTAAGTACGAATATGTCTGATCACACGATTAGTTCTGGCATAACTTGGGCACAGCCTATTACAAATGCGGATAGATTTGGAGTTGCTGGAAATCATAATACCGGCGTAATGATTCGAAGAAACGGTTATGGTATTGGAAACATATCATCACAAAGTGTTTCTCTAAGAGTAGTAGGGAGCACAAATGGTTCGTCGCTAAACAGTGCAGTTGAATATGATATAAAAGTTTTAGGAGTTGAAATGGTTTTTATTCCTGAAGGTTCTTTTTATGTTGGTGATGGGTCTTCTTCTAATTTTTTACATACTCCTGGAACAAATCCGAAAATGCCTTATAGAGTAACTTCTGAAGCAAGTGTATCCATTGGTCATGCTGGTAACAGTACAGTAACGTTAAATGCTTCTTTTCCAAAAGGCTATGCTTCTTTTTATTACATGAAATATGAAATTACTCAAGGTCAATACTGTGATTTTTTAAATACTATTCCTACAAGTAATGCTTTAAATCGAGCTTATATTTACGATGGTTATATGTATCATATAGCTTTATCTGGAGGGGTTTATAGCGGCAGATATCCCGATAGGGCTATGACTTATATGAGCTATAGAGATTTGTTATCTTATTTGGACTGGGCTGCATTAAGACCTCCTACAGAAATGGAATTTGAAAAAGCATGTCGTGGTCCTTTAGATTTTGTACCGGGAGAATTTGCATGGGGAACATGTTCTTATATTGAAGCAATTAATATTTCGGGAACTGTAAGCGGAACTGAAATTTGTACTGATAGTGCAGCAAATTTACATTGTTATGGCGATGATCGTTTTTGCCATGGAGGTTCTTTTGGAACTTCAAATCGAGGTCCTTTGGAAGTAGGCATTTTTGCTAGAGATACTATTAATGGCAGAGTTGAAACTGGTGCAGCATATTATGGCATGATGGAAATGAGTGGAAATGTTTGGGAAGTATGCGTTCAAGTTAATATAAATACTGCAAATCCGTCAACTCCTTCTAACTATACAGGTATTTGGGGTGATGGAATACTAAGCTCAGTTGGTAGTTACAATACTGTTGGCTGGAATGGCGCTGAATATCGTATATATAAGGGAGGAACATTCGAAACCAATCTTAATGCTCATAGAGTAAGCAGTAGAGAAACTATTAACTATACTAATCAAGATGATAGATATCTTGATTGGGGTGGTAGAGGTTGTAGATAA
- a CDS encoding SUMF1/EgtB/PvdO family nonheme iron enzyme: protein MKNNMMSKFIKVFLVLIFVSTYVWANNVQVADVSRTGPGRNDIQFQLSWDNSWNFTNTPANHDAVWVFIKYRECGVGGEWNHALLSTTMTDHSFGSNLTYAKPISANDRFGNAGNHNTGVLIRRSTIGKGDISPQTISLRVVGASNGVSLDLTKEFDIKVFAIEMVQVLAGEFYVGDGHSNTTLHRKETGYGTSFGYVPYQITAENSTDTMKFGNNYFITLNSDFPKGYDEFYMMKYEITQGQYCDFLNTITPIAAINRSYLYNSNRYHVAFSSEYYGNYPDRAIHYISYNDLLSYLDWAALRPMTELEFEKACRGPKDVIPNEYAWGTDKYIEAIYVSGTVSGTEICTDSAANLHFGGSDTYCRGGVFGTRGYGPLEVGIFARDSTLSREGTGGSYYGIMELSGNVAEQCVQVNLSNSATSTPSPYTGIWGDGQLTADGLFNTTSWQTSGYFINKGGHYRSGSSSSCRVSDRDGRGQTNYNARNECVGGRGVR from the coding sequence ATGAAAAACAATATGATGTCAAAATTTATTAAAGTCTTTTTAGTGTTAATATTTGTTTCTACGTATGTTTGGGCAAATAATGTACAAGTAGCAGATGTTTCTCGCACTGGACCCGGTAGAAACGATATTCAATTTCAACTTTCATGGGATAATAGTTGGAACTTTACAAATACCCCAGCTAATCATGATGCTGTTTGGGTTTTTATAAAATACAGAGAGTGTGGTGTAGGTGGAGAATGGAATCATGCTTTATTAAGCACAACTATGACAGACCATTCTTTTGGCTCAAATTTAACCTATGCCAAACCTATTTCTGCAAATGATAGATTTGGTAATGCCGGAAATCATAATACAGGAGTATTAATAAGACGTTCTACTATTGGTAAGGGTGATATTTCTCCTCAAACTATCAGCCTTAGAGTTGTTGGAGCTTCCAATGGTGTTTCATTAGATCTAACAAAAGAGTTTGATATTAAGGTTTTTGCAATAGAAATGGTACAAGTGCTTGCCGGAGAATTTTATGTTGGGGATGGACATAGCAACACGACATTGCATAGAAAGGAAACTGGCTATGGAACTTCTTTTGGTTATGTTCCGTATCAAATTACAGCTGAAAACAGTACTGATACTATGAAATTTGGGAATAATTATTTTATAACCCTAAATTCTGATTTTCCAAAAGGATATGATGAATTTTATATGATGAAATATGAAATTACTCAAGGTCAATACTGTGATTTTTTAAATACAATTACACCTATTGCAGCTATAAATCGTTCATATTTGTATAATAGTAATAGATATCACGTTGCTTTTTCGAGCGAATATTATGGAAATTATCCAGATAGAGCAATTCATTACATTAGTTATAATGATCTATTATCATATTTAGACTGGGCTGCTCTTAGACCAATGACCGAACTTGAGTTTGAAAAAGCATGTAGAGGACCAAAAGATGTTATTCCAAATGAATATGCTTGGGGAACAGATAAATATATTGAAGCAATTTATGTTTCTGGAACTGTAAGTGGAACAGAAATTTGCACAGATAGTGCAGCAAATTTACATTTTGGAGGCTCAGATACTTACTGCCGTGGCGGTGTTTTTGGAACTAGAGGTTACGGTCCTTTGGAAGTAGGCATTTTTGCAAGAGATAGCACTTTGAGTCGAGAAGGAACTGGAGGAAGTTATTATGGCATTATGGAACTTAGTGGAAATGTTGCAGAACAGTGTGTGCAAGTTAATCTTAGTAACTCTGCAACATCGACACCTTCTCCTTATACAGGAATTTGGGGTGATGGGCAACTAACAGCAGATGGATTGTTTAACACTACTTCTTGGCAAACAAGCGGGTATTTTATTAACAAAGGAGGTCATTATCGTTCTGGGTCATCATCTAGCTGCCGTGTAAGCGATAGAGATGGCAGAGGACAGACAAATTATAATGCTAGAAATGAATGTGTAGGTGGGCGAGGTGTTAGATAG